The genomic DNA gacaagaatatcccgtgtagttctgggctgattcctcaccgttctcatgattattgcaactccacgaggtgagatcttgcatgcagccccaggccgagggagattgacagttcttttgtgtttcttccatttgcgaataatcgcaccaactgttgtcaccttctcaccaagctgcttggcgatggtcttgtagcccattccagccttgtggaggtctactatcttgtccctgacatccttggagagctctttggtcttggccatggtggagagtttggaatctgattgattgattgcttctgtggacaggtgtcttttatacaggtaacaaactgagattaggagcactccctttaagagtgtgctcctaatctcagctcgttacctgtataaaagacacctgggagccagaaatctttctgattgagagggggtcaaatacttatttccctcattaaaatgcaaatcaattataacatttttgacatgcgtttttcaggatttttttgttgttattctgtctctcactgttcaaataaacctaccattaaaattatagactgatcatttctttgtcagtgggcaaacgtacaaaatcagcaggggatcaaatacttttttccctcactgtacatgtatATTCCCATTGTCTTACATCATCATCCCGTCTGCACTGTTGGTTCGAAAGACTAGCGCTGCTTATGGGTGACGTATGCCTCTTGTTGGAAGACAATGCCTATGTCCCGTCAGTCTAAAACAGAGGTGTAGATATACAGAGTTTGGCAAACTCAGTTTTAGATTTTAGAATTTATATAGGCACCATTTTGACACCATTCTAATTAGAATGCGTATTAGAACGTTAATGGCATAGAATGTTTGGAAACAACATGGAGGCTAGTTTGCCAAAATCTCTATACAATATCAatggctctggtctaaactagCTTCCTTGTTCCTGGTCTCTGCTTTGCATCATGAACACTGGTCTGATTAGACTGGACAGATGACAACTCCTAATGGTTAtaatgggggagaggagatgaggaaaggaagCGAGTGAAGATTATTGGAACACACTCCATGTCTATATTCACACACATTATAGTGGTATCTTGTCTGCATCAATTACATCTTGTTCTCCTATAGCACACCATTGTAGacacactgtagacacacacaccatgttgttttcatgttgttgttgtttgtctgttgtctgttgtcacacatgttgttgtgtgtgtaaaTATTGTGTTTTGAGTCAGTATCTTCGTTTCACTGTTGGGCTTTTGAGCCATAGAACACTGTCACATTCTGGAATGCAACCAAGTGACCAAACAACAATTTGACCTTTGAATGACCTTTGGACCTATTTAGTACGTATTCAATCCCAAAATGTTTCGTTGTCCTCATTTGTGGTCATTGTAAGTTTGTCTATTTGATGTATACAACAGCTTGTTGTATATTGCTCTATTTCTAGAATGATTGGTATATTGTGACATAATTGTAGCCTAAGTgcatgtttggcttgacaatgacagcaatggaattggcaagagcacaaacagatcttggACCAGGCTAACAGAAGTCACTACTGCAGTGGTTTCCTCTCGGTTGAGGTGTGCTAGACGCATCGTAGCAGTGGTTTGTTCAGGCTCACCTTTGACACATTTTCCCCACAtttcctggttttccagaaatcccagttggaagattcccAGAATAAGGAGAGAATAAGCACGAAATCCAGAATCCTCCAATGAGGATTTCTGGGAAAACTTGGgtattttgggaaagttactgtCATTTTGCAACTCTACCTTTGACCCCTGACCTTTCCCTGCAGCAGGTGATGAGTTTGACCTGAGTGACGCTCTGGACCccaaaaacgacattggagggaAGGACAAGAACAAGGGACAAGCAGGTTacctattattttattatttgtcTATTTaagtgttttgtatttttttgttaattTATTTGTATATGACATACTTATAGTGGGGGTTTGCAATACATATGGTACAGGGCACAAGAATGAATCAGTTGGACGGGCATTTGATTTCCAGAGGGGGGGCGCGCTTTTTCACAGAACCTCCTATGTGTGAACGAACTTGGCATGAACACatccagtcatgatgttttcatctgattgtcaaacaaatcacttaaaAAAGTAATTTATTTTCGCACATTCTTCCCGAAATAAGTCAAGCATCCGAACAGCGCATTCGCCAACTTTCCTTCAATTCGCTAGTGGCTGAaactatctcaccggagaaagcattcgatcgagcgaaacagcgcccctcggTCTCACTATatgttcatcaaatcaaatgtggtcacatacacgtgtttagcagatgttattgcgggtgtagcgaaaagcCCATTTATCTGATGCCGTCTGACCTGTCATACTCTttctggccagacagcatcagatacatgggctacatatagtaACTAATCAAAAGAGAACCGGCGCGTTCTCCTAGAAGCTTGGCTGGTGCGTAAACCCGCGAATTCAGACAAACAAAGAGGTGTAATGGGTTCGCACTCCacaattttttttgtattttgtatttttttaaatatattttactgcatttgccagcagcataccaccctgcatcccactgctggcttgcttctgaagctaagcagggttggtcctggtcagtccctggatgggagactagATGCTgcttggaagtggtgttggagggccagtaggaggcactcttacCTCTgctctaaaaaatatcccaatgccccagggcagtgattggggacactgccctgtgtagggtgctgtctttcgggtgggatgttaaatgggtgtcctgactctctgaggtcattaaagatcccattgcacttattgtaagagtaggggtgttaaccctggtgtcctggctaaattccctatctggccctcataccatcatgtccacctaatcatcccctgttttacaattggctcattcatccccctcctctcccctgaaactattccccaggtctttgctgtaaatgagattgtgttctcagtcaacttacctggtaaaataaaggtaaaaaaataaaatcaggGATAGCGTACACAGATGTTTTGGCTTTACAGCCTTCTTCAGTGTGTAGGTACAAATAtctttcattcaaaacagcatttGCAAAGATCAACAGCTGTGCAGCAGGTGCATCTAATCAGAGGTTGCATTCATCTGCCAATCAGGGATATCGCTTTTCTGGTCTACCTGTATACAAATGAGACACAAAGAGGTACAGAATTATAGGACATGGGAGCGGGCACGGGCAACTCATAAATCAATCGCCCCCAGGTGTCCACTCACCTAAATACATCACATCAATTCATCAGATAGCCTACCACAAAGGACATCAGGCAAAGCCGTTCATAAATATGTCGGGCCAACTCATAAACGATATGCAAAATCTTGTATAACAGTCTAAATGTGGCTTATAGGAAGGAGGTGAAATCGAATTCATCGTTTAAACCGTGTGGAGATACAGAATTTGAATGTatacattaaaaaatatattttgttttgtaaaGTGTTTCGCAACTGGCGAGGTGATATCCTGACGTCTAATAGCGGATGTATGTTCTCCAAGACGTAATTTCAAGGCACGGGATGTTTTTTCCAATATAATTCTAATTGCAAGAATTTGATGGAGGATGTTTCAGTTAGAATCGTCCCAGTGAACAAGCACCAAACCAGCGGTAGGGTGTTGGTTGCAAAGCACTGCACGTCAAAAGTGATTTTTATACTCCCAAGTGATGATGTAAATGTACAATTTATATcaatttgtttgtaaatgttaATCGGACGTCACACATAAGATGCAGCGTTTTTTGGTGAATATTTGTTGTGCGTTTTGTTGTAGAGAATTccagctaatgctagctagcaacttactgtgtctggtggggtcgtatattttgtacagtgcgtgagtgcagagttggatgGTGAGCCGTGCATTGCATGACGTGCAATTTTGTGCTGTTCCTATCAGGTACATTGTTAAAGATATTATATtgtaattgtattatttttggtaactacattgccccagtgaacaagcaccaaaccagcgtgcgtgagtgcagagttggatgGTGAGCCGTGCATTGCATGACCTGCAATTTTGTGCTGTTCCTATCAGAATAAAGCTCCATGACTGGTGCTACAAGTTGGGAGTTCGTGTCGATGATTGATTGCACACAACGCAAGAAGAGTACTGTTACACTACAAGAGGTACATGGGAAGATCTACAGGGGGGAAGCATCCTTTTATGAATGCCTCTGACCACATCTGCTTTAACAAATACGTTTGATAGATTTCTTGATCGTTTATAGGTGAATAAAGGTAGATTCTAAAAAGCAGAATTTAAAGAGGAGGCTGATGATAATGTACCTGTGTTTATTGACAATAGACTTGATGCCATTACGGCTATCATTGACAGTAAGTATATAGTTTACAGGAAacagtttcttctttttttgtGGGGATTTATTAAGTATCTGGCTTCTGTTCAAGCTTTTAACTTGTTTAGGAGCTTAATCAAGCCGGGTATCCTCACAAGCGGAAACGCTCAAGAAGAGAGTTTGATTGTCTATCATATTCTTCGTTTGTGTCACAGATGCGACGCAGCCTATGAAGTTGGCTTACTGGTAAAACCTATTTTTAGGGGGAGAGGGTGATAACTGGCAATATAGTATTTTCTGTAAACTGTAGTGCTTAGATATTGTCCCTTTGCATCAAGTACATCTAAGAAATGTATAGAGTTAATGTTATTTTCCATAGTGAATGAAATTGATTGTACTCTAGAGTTAATGTAGTTAAGAAATTAATTAAATTTAATTTCGTAACCCGACCAGATCATAAATCAATCGTCTATATAGCTGGTCCAACATTTAACATGATCTTTGTAAGGATTGTTTTCATAAATAAAATCCAATTAGAATTTCCCCATAAAGGGATTTGCATAGTTAATGGAGTTCCCATTGCTGTTCCAaaagtctgtagatagtaatatTTATCAAATAATGTTTTTTCTTTTTATTAAATTAGTTATGCAAGCTCAATGATATTGTAATGAAACggcagggagcaggtttcgaaccctcgaccttctagcccgaagtccagcgctctatcgactgtgccgcaaaagcatgctcaagcggcagagtcgatttccaCGCTTATAAACCTAGGGTCGTTACAATATAATTTGTTGGCACCTCGCTTAAGCGGTTGGAGAGGAAGAATTTGAGGGCCTCCATACCGCCATCATTTGGAATATTGGTATATATTAAGAGTGACTAACCAGTCTCCTTCAATAATGACTGGTATACTTTGTAGTTTCATTAGaacaaatgctgttttgaatTAAAGAAAAGTGGACCCACACACTGAAGAAGGCTGTAAAGCCGAAACATCTGTGTACGCTATCCCTTGATAcagtaaacattttaaaaaatatggAATATTGAAGTAAGCTTTATGCGACATATTTTTGAGTGCGAACCCATTAAACTTGTTTGTTTGCCTAcatatagtaagacagaggggcgctgtttcagaCACTTGCAAATTGAAGGAAAGTTGGCGAGTGCACTGTTCGGATGCTAGAATTATTTTGGACGCACGCCATCTTTCTGTTGGCGCGCGTCTCggtcaaataaatgatcaatatTCTATATTTTATTTGGACGGCAAGGAGGTACGGTAAGGCCGGCCAGATCCCCTAAAACCAGCCCATAACGCCGTCCCTGTCAAATCCAAGTTTATTGTTCGCGTAcgcagatttgcagatgttatcgcaggtgcagcgaagtAGTATGGTATTTactaggcctagattcaatccggAGCTTGGAAGATCCGCGTTATGGTGCAATTGACATTTACAGGTAACTTCCGATTGagcatatgcagcgtttaccatgaGTGAGTTCTCTGTAAAAGAGAAAACATTGCCTTTAATGTTGTAGTGTAGTAGCAAGTAGTATAGTCATAGTATAGCTGTACAATCGCAGTAATGTTCTAGACACCGGAaatagtagtattagtggtagtatTAGTTTAGTACCGCCTAGTACTGTAAAGTAgtaatagtacagtatagtagtaatatagtagagcagtagtattaTTATAGTATTAGTATACAGAAGGTTGATGTGGTGTCATGTGCTCGTCAGATAAAGGTATCGGAGGCGGGGGCAAGGGTGCCGGAGCTTCCAACAACAGAGGGGGGAATGGGGGTAAGAACCCTGCCTGACCTACCCTATACCGTGCCTACCCTAACCAACATGGTCTACCTGACCGAACTAAACCCTACTGTGCCTGTCCTGCCTCTGTCTACTGGGCTGGGTACTAGCTTCTTGGATAAACCTTCTTGGATAATACCTCGTTCAATTTAACCTCATTCCTCTCTTTAATATCCAATATATCTGTCCTGTCTTTATGTCACTCTCTCTATCTTttatgcctgtctctctctctctttatctctctctgtctcttactttctgcctctctatctccatttatccatctctctatccccccgatctctctctcacaccattaACAAGGCCTACTGGGGAGTTATCGACTGGTCACACACTGAGCGTGTGTACTGCGTTTGGATGGGTACTGCGTTTGGATGTATTTACACATACTCTACTAAAAACTTCCTCTTGGCATGTTTGTACTGTGGGTGTACTGCGCACAAAGCAGGACTGATGGTCTATATCCAAAACCCACATCCTCAAAAAGGCACCACTTCCGATTTCCTGACAATGTGGTCATAACATCTGGCAACTTGCATGGGGATGGTAGCTGTAGTTTCACTCTGTCTGGGTCTTGTCAAAGGCTAATTTCCTCTTTTTCCTCCCCGGGTGAAATCTGGCAACCAGCACTTATCCTCTACATACTGTGATTGACCCCTCGTCTGCTGAACTTTGTCCTCTCTCTGGTGACCTTCCTTTGGAGACATTGGCGTTGTTTGTATGGGGGACCGTCCCTGGCTTGGAGCCTGGTGTGTCAGGTTAGGGTTGCCAGTTAATGTAGTCCTATATCCCGCATTTTAGGTGGATCCTTCTCGGACGACGATCTGTTTGACGTTGGAAAAGACAACACCTATAAACCCGACAAAGGGAAAGGTAATGATCTCAGATTTGGGAAACGACgagataaacaaacaaaaaaaagagcTTAAGGACAGACTTCTGTGTTCAGACCTTTGCTTGTATTTCTTATGATGAATTATTGACGGTACACTTGTTTTAATATGacaaataaatatatttacatCTGGGTTGTTAAGATTCTCTTGTCAGGACACAAGGTGTAAATACTGTCTATTTATTGACATTGGTTGCACGTGAATAAATAACGTGATAGACTACCTCGCAGTACATCTTTCAAATTTGTCCATGTAGGCGGACGTAATGGTGGCCCATCCACTGCTGATGACAACAACTATGGTatgatgacaacaacaacaatattggctgacaacaacaacaacagtatttctatgaaaaaaaaagatttacatGGTCTGTGTCTGATATTGATGGTTGATTATGAATTATACCTCTCGTGTGTTCTTCCTTCGTTCCAGACACCATGGCGGAGACCGGAACCATCGCAGGGATCGTCAGTGCCGTTGGCGTGGCGCTGGTTGGCGCGGTTACAAGCTACATCTCCTACCAGAAGAAGAAGTTCTGCTTCAGCATACAACGTAAGTGACCAGCTGGGACAACTGTCCTCTTTAATCTAGAGATAATAATACATGAATAtttaataattaattaattataaTAATCTAGATGTGAGATGATctcagactgttgtctcctcccaTCACAGAGAGCCTGAATGCAGACCTGGTGAAGACCGATAACCCGGACGCTGTGGTGGCCACAGAACCACAAGGTAACCACCCATAGAGAGCTAGagctctattcaatcagatccgcTTTAGCCCACATTTGCATAGCGGTTGTTTTTGCAGTGTCAGAGGcggaactgcgttagagctgacaaatccacaagcggctcctctgacattatacctaaagcggacattgccattggctgcacggagtcgCATTACGAGAAATCCCATGCGTCCTTGTTTACAAGTTGGAActctggaatgtgagatgtaatcgaCACCttgattaggctgatagaaatcctcattatttagtggaatgattttcaatttgagcgCCATTATTTCTATATACCACTTTCTCGTTCTTAACTTCTAATGCAAGTGGAACGggcagtgcttaatttgtaaatcagGAGGTGCCGGAACCAAAAGCGAGTGCGAGAGGGGGGTGACCTGGGGAGCGCTGAGGTActgaaaaaaggaaaaaaatcaCCTTGATAATAAAGCATATCATCACATTTGCGTAGTGACAcaaaacagtagagtagaggcacttacagaagttgcacacatggggaaCATTGTAGTAGTAGGGTCTGGGAAAAATGTGTccttttataaacgcatttcatgcaattctaaataatcttacatgactggagacttggGCAGAATCTTTTTTTAATACCGCACAAATGATcgaaatgacaggctactttgacgctgacaaactgagaatctgagatcaattaAAATGACTTTAGGTCCGTCAACAGCATAGGCCTACGTGTGGGGAGACACATATAGGCTACAATATGAGGATGAAATTATAATCCTAAAAATGCTGTCcggtttcactgactcacccaatgacgcGTTGCTCACTCGCTGGTGAGTATTGATAGTTTTGTGGTGTTGTTGGTCGACACGAGAGTGAAATATGAAACTGTATTCTCTCCAGTTAAAAGGGTCtgtcagggagatggagagggaaggagagggaggaagtgggagggagatggagggggaggatcTCATGTTTGTTTTGGTAACTCAATACTCTGGGAAGGAGACAAAAGAAAAGTGAGAGAAAGGTTTTCCTTACCCCGGGAACTTATACCATATATGACCAACACCTTTCTTATTATGGAATCCATGAGAAGAAGCGATCTTTGTGCTTGGACAATATGCAGCCTATTTTACTTTACTTCAAATGAAGTAGATTAGAGTAGATAAAATGACCTCCAATTGAAAATGGTCATAGGGCTAGTTCTGGTTGTAAAAGGTTTATGAAGGCATTATTAAGCTTTAGAAGTTTCAGTTTGTGGGCCCTACCgtctggcgcagcggtctaaggcactgcatcgtagtgttgcggcatcactacagcctggggttcgatccccGCGACTGGGAGTCTCATGGGGCGATGTCCgggataggggagggtttggccaggggggctttacttggctcatcgtgctctagccaCTCCTTGTGGCGTGCCCGGTGCCTGCAAGTTCAACAGTATTTCCTCCGACACTTTGGTGCAAGCtgacttctgggttaagcgagcgcttgtcaacagtgaagaggcgactccgggatgctggccttctaggcagagttgcaaagaaaaagccatatctcagactggccaataaaaagaaaagattaagatgggcaaaagatactgaacagaggaactctgcctagaatcccggagcatcccggagtcgcctcttcactgttgacgttgagactggtgtttttcgggtactatttaatgaagctgccagttgaggacttgtgaggcgtctgtttctcaaactagacactctaatgtacttgtcctcttgctcagttgtgcaccggggccactcctctttctattctggttagccaGTTTGCgcagttctgtgaagggagtagtacacagcgttgtacgagatcttcagtttcttggcattttcttgcattccttcatttctcagaacaagaatagatggacgagtttcagaagaaagttctttgtttctggacattttgaacctgtaatcaaacccacaaatgctgctgctccagatactcaactagtctaaacaaggccagttttattgcttctttaattagcacaacagttttctgtgtgtaGACCTGTCTGTAGACCTGCAGATCTGTCTGTAgacctgtgctaacataattgcaaaagggttttctaatgatcaattagccttttaaaatgataaacttggattagctaacacaacgtgccattggaagtcaggagtgatggttgctgataatgggcctctgtacacctatgtagatattccatataaaatctgccgtttccagctacaatagttatttacgacattaacaatgtctacactgtatttctgatcaatttgatgttattttaacggacaaaaaaaatgtgcttttctttcataaacaagtacatttctaagtgaccccaaacttttgaacggtggtgcatatatatatataaaaaagttgCCGTTTGGGATCAGGATTATAACCATCAgtttcatctctcctctctttcaccaACAGTTCAACAGACTCTTCTGGAGCCCCCCAATGCTGAGCCCCCTAGTGAGGAGAACGCTGTCTAACATCCCCCCGTTCTGCCTCGTCCCCCCgacctacacacacgcacaaacaaagagggcatgacaacacacACTTACATGCTCCCACCGTATGAAATATCTCTCTCCACctgacacacaccaacacacacacaccacttttgAATGatagtgcccccccccccttataCCTGGCTATACAGAGATCGGCAAAGTCTGTTTGTCATGTAGCGTTCCATTGGCGGCCATGTTGACGCTGCCAACTTGCATGACATTTTAAGGTCAGAATGTCATTGTGACATAACTTGGTGCCAACATGGAGGGCAGTTTGCCGACCTCTGTAGACCTACCCCTGCCAAACTATGTGTAAATATAATTTTAATTTATTTGAACTGTTTTGAATACCACTAATATGCCTGT from Salmo salar chromosome ssa07, Ssal_v3.1, whole genome shotgun sequence includes the following:
- the LOC106608929 gene encoding CD99 antigen-like protein 2 isoform X1 → MGTFSAWSSFLVVSLLAVKVLSQDFGDFDLSDALDDGDVTKAPAAATPKPKPVPSGADLDLSDFFGEGDKITTTKAPSKVPPKVPATKAPLKPKPKPDDTQADFDFGPGLRPGLLPRATKGPRNPPRPQPAGDEFDLSDALDPKNDIGGKDKNKGQADKGIGGGGKGAGASNNRGGNGGGSFSDDDLFDVGKDNTYKPDKGKGGRNGGPSTADDNNYDTMAETGTIAGIVSAVGVALVGAVTSYISYQKKKFCFSIQQSLNADLVKTDNPDAVVATEPQVQQTLLEPPNAEPPSEENAV
- the LOC106608929 gene encoding CD99 antigen-like protein 2 isoform X4 — translated: MGTFSAWSSFLVVSLLAVKVLSQDFGDFDLSDALDDGDVTKAPAAATPKPKPVPSGADLDLSDFFGEGDKITTTKAPSKVPPKVPATKAPLKPKPKPDDTQADFDFGPGLRPGLLPRATKGPRNPPRPQPAGDEFDLSDALDPKNDIGGKDKNKGQAGGSFSDDDLFDVGKDNTYKPDKGKGGRNGGPSTADDNNYDTMAETGTIAGIVSAVGVALVGAVTSYISYQKKKFCFSIQQSLNADLVKTDNPDAVVATEPQVQQTLLEPPNAEPPSEENAV
- the LOC106608929 gene encoding CD99 antigen-like protein 2 isoform X9 — translated: MGTFSAWSSFLVVSLLAVKVLSQDFGDFDLSDALDDGDVTKAPAAATPKPKPVPSGADLDLSDFFGEGDKITTTKAPSKVPPKVPATKAPLKPKPKPGDEFDLSDALDPKNDIGGKDKNKGQAGGSFSDDDLFDVGKDNTYKPDKGKGGRNGGPSTADDNNYDTMAETGTIAGIVSAVGVALVGAVTSYISYQKKKFCFSIQQSLNADLVKTDNPDAVVATEPQVQQTLLEPPNAEPPSEENAV
- the LOC106608929 gene encoding CD99 antigen-like protein 2 isoform X5, yielding MGTFSAWSSFLVVSLLAVKVLSQDFGDFDLSDALDDGDVTKAPAAATPKPKPVPSGADLDLSDFFGEGDKITTTKAPSKVPPKVPATKAPLKPKPKPDDTQADFDFGPGLRPGLLPRATKGPRNPPRPQPGDEFDLSDALDPKNDIGGKDKNKGQAGGSFSDDDLFDVGKDNTYKPDKGKGGRNGGPSTADDNNYDTMAETGTIAGIVSAVGVALVGAVTSYISYQKKKFCFSIQQSLNADLVKTDNPDAVVATEPQVQQTLLEPPNAEPPSEENAV
- the LOC106608929 gene encoding CD99 antigen-like protein 2 isoform X3, encoding MGTFSAWSSFLVVSLLAVKVLSQDFGDFDLSDALDDGDVTKAPAAATPKPKPVPSGADLDLSDFFGEGDKITTTKAPSKVPPKVPATKAPLKPKPKPDDTQADFDFGPGLRPGLLPRATKGPRNPPRPQPAGDEFDLSDALDPKNDIGGKDKNKGQADKGIGGGGKGAGASNNRGGNGGGSFSDDDLFDVGKDNTYKPDKGKGGRNGGPSTADDNNYDTMAETGTIAGIVSAVGVALVGAVTSYISYQKKKFCFSIQQSLNADLVKTDNPDAVVATEPQE
- the LOC106608929 gene encoding CD99 antigen-like protein 2 isoform X2, whose amino-acid sequence is MGTFSAWSSFLVVSLLAVKVLSQDFGDFDLSDALDDGDVTKAPAAATPKPKPVPSGADLDLSDFFGEGDKITTTKAPSKVPPKVPATKAPLKPKPKPDDTQADFDFGPGLRPGLLPRATKGPRNPPRPQPGDEFDLSDALDPKNDIGGKDKNKGQADKGIGGGGKGAGASNNRGGNGGGSFSDDDLFDVGKDNTYKPDKGKGGRNGGPSTADDNNYDTMAETGTIAGIVSAVGVALVGAVTSYISYQKKKFCFSIQQSLNADLVKTDNPDAVVATEPQVQQTLLEPPNAEPPSEENAV
- the LOC106608929 gene encoding CD99 antigen-like protein 2 isoform X6 codes for the protein MGTFSAWSSFLVVSLLAVKVLSQDFGDFDLSDALDDGDVTKAPAAATPKPKPVPSGADLDLSDFFGEGDKITTTKAPSKVPPKVPATKAPLKPKPKPAGDEFDLSDALDPKNDIGGKDKNKGQADKGIGGGGKGAGASNNRGGNGGGSFSDDDLFDVGKDNTYKPDKGKGGRNGGPSTADDNNYDTMAETGTIAGIVSAVGVALVGAVTSYISYQKKKFCFSIQQSLNADLVKTDNPDAVVATEPQVQQTLLEPPNAEPPSEENAV
- the LOC106608929 gene encoding CD99 antigen-like protein 2 isoform X7; translation: MGTFSAWSSFLVVSLLAVKVLSQDFGDFDLSDALDDGDVTKAPAAATPKPKPVPSGADLDLSDFFGEGDKITTTKAPSKVPPKVPATKAPLKPKPKPGDEFDLSDALDPKNDIGGKDKNKGQADKGIGGGGKGAGASNNRGGNGGGSFSDDDLFDVGKDNTYKPDKGKGGRNGGPSTADDNNYDTMAETGTIAGIVSAVGVALVGAVTSYISYQKKKFCFSIQQSLNADLVKTDNPDAVVATEPQVQQTLLEPPNAEPPSEENAV
- the LOC106608929 gene encoding CD99 antigen-like protein 2 isoform X8 is translated as MGTFSAWSSFLVVSLLAVKVLSQDFGDFDLSDALDDGDVTKAPAAATPKPKPVPSGADLDLSDFFGEGDKITTTKAPSKVPPKVPATKAPLKPKPKPAGDEFDLSDALDPKNDIGGKDKNKGQAGGSFSDDDLFDVGKDNTYKPDKGKGGRNGGPSTADDNNYDTMAETGTIAGIVSAVGVALVGAVTSYISYQKKKFCFSIQQSLNADLVKTDNPDAVVATEPQVQQTLLEPPNAEPPSEENAV